A region from the Malus domestica chromosome 07, GDT2T_hap1 genome encodes:
- the LOC103438545 gene encoding annexin-like protein RJ4 isoform X1 → MATLIAPENFSPVDDAEVLRKSAKGWGTDEKAILSILGHRNAAQRKQIRLAYEQSYQEDLLKRLESELSGDFEKAVYRWILDPADRDAVLAHVAIKKSECNYNVIIEIATILSPEELLAVRKAYQVRYKHSLEEDLAAHTTGDVRKLLVALVTAYRYDGSEINAKLANSEADIIHDAIKDKAFNHDEVIRILSTRSKTQLMATFNRYRDDHGTSISKSLLEEGCDGLQKALHVAIRCLNDPKKYFEKVLRNAIKRVGTDEDALTRVIVTRSERDLKDIKEVYYKKNSVPLDHAVAKETSGDYKDFLLTLLGKED, encoded by the exons ATGGCTACCCTAATTGCTCCTGAAAACTTCTCTCCCGTCGACGATGCTGAAGTTCTTCGAAAATCTGCGAAAG GATGGGGGACTGATGAGAAGGCTATACTCTCTATACTTGGACATAGAAACGCAGCACAGAGAAAGCAAATCAGGCTTGCTTACGAGCAATCTTATCAGGAAGATCTTCTCAAGCGCCTTGAGTCCGAGCTCTCTGGGGATTTTGAG AAAGCGGTGTACCGTTGGATATTGGATCCTGCAGATCGAGATGCTGTTTTGGCTCATGTGGCCATCAAGAAATCTGAGTGTAACTACAATGTCATCATCGAGATTGCTACCATTCTATCTCCTGAAGAGCTCCTTGCAGTAAGGAAGGCTTACCAAGTTCGCTACAAGCACTCCTTGGAGGAAGACTTGGCTGCACACACCACTGGCGATGTCCGCAAG CTTTTGGTTGCTTTAGTGACTGCGTATCGTTATGATGGTTCTGAGATCAATGCAAAACTGGCGAATTCGGAAGCTGATATCATTCATGATGCTATCAAAGACAAGGCTTTCAATCATGATGAAGTTATTAGGATCCTAAGTACTAGGAGCAAGACTCAGCTCATGGCAACCTTTAACCGCTACCGAGATGACCATGGCACTTCCATCAGTAAG AGTTTGTTGGAAGAGGGTTGTGATGGTCTCCAGAAGGCACTGCATGTAGCCATCCGATGCCTCAATGACCCCAAGAAGTACTTTGAGAAGGTTCTTCGCAACGCAATCAAGAGGGTTGGAACTGATGAGGATGCTCTCACTCGTGTGATTGTGACAAGGTCCGAGAGGGACTTGAAAGACATCAAAGAGGTTTACTACAAGAAGAACAGCGTTCCTCTCGACCATGCTGTGGCCAAAGAAACTTCCGGGGATTACAAGGACTTCCTCCTTACTCTGCTGGGGAAGGAAGATTGA
- the LOC103438545 gene encoding annexin-like protein RJ4 isoform X2, translated as MASLIAPDHFSPHDDAEALRNACKGWGTDEKAILSILGHRNAAQRKQIRLAYEQSYQEDLLKRLESELSGDFEKAVYRWILDPADRDAVLAHVAIKKSECNYNVIIEIATILSPEELLAVRKAYQVRYKHSLEEDLAAHTTGDVRKLLVALVTAYRYDGSEINAKLANSEADIIHDAIKDKAFNHDEVIRILSTRSKTQLMATFNRYRDDHGTSISKSLLEEGCDGLQKALHVAIRCLNDPKKYFEKVLRNAIKRVGTDEDALTRVIVTRSERDLKDIKEVYYKKNSVPLDHAVAKETSGDYKDFLLTLLGKED; from the exons ATGGCAAGCCTCATTGCTCCAGACCACTTCTCTCCTCACGACGATGCAGAAGCCCTCAGAAACGCATGCAAAG GATGGGGGACTGATGAGAAGGCTATACTCTCTATACTTGGACATAGAAACGCAGCACAGAGAAAGCAAATCAGGCTTGCTTACGAGCAATCTTATCAGGAAGATCTTCTCAAGCGCCTTGAGTCCGAGCTCTCTGGGGATTTTGAG AAAGCGGTGTACCGTTGGATATTGGATCCTGCAGATCGAGATGCTGTTTTGGCTCATGTGGCCATCAAGAAATCTGAGTGTAACTACAATGTCATCATCGAGATTGCTACCATTCTATCTCCTGAAGAGCTCCTTGCAGTAAGGAAGGCTTACCAAGTTCGCTACAAGCACTCCTTGGAGGAAGACTTGGCTGCACACACCACTGGCGATGTCCGCAAG CTTTTGGTTGCTTTAGTGACTGCGTATCGTTATGATGGTTCTGAGATCAATGCAAAACTGGCGAATTCGGAAGCTGATATCATTCATGATGCTATCAAAGACAAGGCTTTCAATCATGATGAAGTTATTAGGATCCTAAGTACTAGGAGCAAGACTCAGCTCATGGCAACCTTTAACCGCTACCGAGATGACCATGGCACTTCCATCAGTAAG AGTTTGTTGGAAGAGGGTTGTGATGGTCTCCAGAAGGCACTGCATGTAGCCATCCGATGCCTCAATGACCCCAAGAAGTACTTTGAGAAGGTTCTTCGCAACGCAATCAAGAGGGTTGGAACTGATGAGGATGCTCTCACTCGTGTGATTGTGACAAGGTCCGAGAGGGACTTGAAAGACATCAAAGAGGTTTACTACAAGAAGAACAGCGTTCCTCTCGACCATGCTGTGGCCAAAGAAACTTCCGGGGATTACAAGGACTTCCTCCTTACTCTGCTGGGGAAGGAAGATTGA